The Rhodospirillaceae bacterium genome contains a region encoding:
- a CDS encoding class I SAM-dependent methyltransferase encodes MSKFNETNLKNWEGRVPLHLRSYPLEKFKAGWDPLFPIEASEIGDISGLDVLHLQCHIGMDSLGLVRRGANVTGLDFSPSAVKAARDLATATGLDATFVEGDLYETPKLIKQKFDLVYTTWGTITWLPDIEKWAKVVAAMLKPGGRLYFADGHPTMLLMEEVGDKLVHQYPWRTEVDSPMSFDEEITYTGEPMPLDSSRSYDWAHPLSSIIGGLLDAGMTLDFLHEYDTVAWQFATLMVPDPDEPRMFRLPAHLPQLPLSVSLGATKV; translated from the coding sequence GTGAGCAAATTTAATGAGACGAATCTCAAGAACTGGGAAGGCCGCGTGCCGCTGCATTTGCGGTCATACCCTTTGGAAAAATTCAAAGCCGGTTGGGACCCGTTGTTTCCGATTGAAGCCAGCGAGATCGGCGATATTTCCGGTTTGGATGTTCTGCATCTGCAATGTCACATTGGCATGGACAGTCTTGGTTTGGTCCGCCGTGGGGCTAATGTTACCGGTTTAGATTTTTCACCGTCGGCGGTCAAAGCGGCGCGCGACCTGGCCACAGCAACAGGATTGGACGCGACGTTTGTTGAGGGGGATCTTTATGAAACGCCCAAGCTCATCAAACAGAAATTCGATCTTGTGTATACCACCTGGGGCACCATCACCTGGCTGCCAGACATCGAGAAATGGGCGAAGGTTGTCGCGGCCATGCTCAAACCCGGTGGCCGTTTGTATTTCGCAGATGGGCACCCCACGATGCTGCTGATGGAGGAAGTAGGGGACAAGCTGGTCCATCAGTATCCCTGGCGCACAGAAGTCGACTCGCCAATGTCTTTTGATGAAGAAATCACCTACACCGGCGAGCCTATGCCACTCGACAGCAGCCGCAGTTACGATTGGGCTCACCCGCTGTCCTCAATTATCGGCGGACTTCTAGACGCAGGCATGACGCTCGATTTTCTGCATGAGTATGACACGGTCGCGTGGCAGTTTGCCACGCTGATGGTGCCGGATCCCGATGAACCACGCATGTTCCGTCTGCCTGCACACCTGCCACAATTGCCGCTGTCGGTTTCACTGGGTGCCACGAAGGTCTGA
- a CDS encoding NAD(P)/FAD-dependent oxidoreductase: MLNRRSLLSSVVAAGTFASVAPKPLRAATKKFDAIVIGSGLSGLNAAMLLEEQGMKVQVLEGRNRVGGRVYTLMDVPGRPEAAGELIGGNYARMIDTAERLGLDLIPPVQLGASRGWLYRIKDQNITAEEWPSHALNPLDGEDRQLLPHQLLATLSHRNSPLSGRALDDWILPEFQQFDIPHSQYLRETLGYNQATIDLMNVVIHTDHIDNTSALHEIRRYAVGEFNRSATLANNERPASLQVKGGNSLMPFAMAESLENGVELNKTVHTIEDDGTLVTVHCVDGTIYQANQVICSVPYPVLRHMKFTPRLPMLMESAIDEIDYGISIQVHFLIEKEYWKEDGLQASIWTDGPIERFAVLNRGDDGEATSAIAFINGNEAYKYDYMTDAQASAYTLQELARIRPSTKGALKPILVQSCHRDVHGAGDWVFWRPGQITKYAGNMRANHGNIHFCGEHTALLERGMEGAFESGERAAFDSLEMVG; encoded by the coding sequence ATGCTCAACCGCCGATCCTTGCTTTCCTCAGTCGTGGCCGCAGGCACGTTTGCCAGCGTCGCTCCCAAGCCACTCAGGGCGGCCACCAAGAAATTCGATGCCATCGTCATCGGGTCGGGGCTGTCGGGTCTGAATGCTGCCATGCTGCTTGAAGAGCAAGGCATGAAAGTGCAGGTGTTGGAAGGCCGCAACCGCGTTGGTGGCCGGGTCTATACCTTGATGGATGTGCCGGGACGTCCGGAAGCCGCAGGTGAGCTGATCGGCGGCAACTACGCCCGCATGATTGATACGGCTGAACGCCTGGGCTTGGACTTGATACCGCCTGTTCAGCTGGGCGCGTCACGTGGCTGGCTCTATCGCATTAAAGACCAGAACATCACAGCGGAAGAATGGCCGAGCCATGCACTGAACCCGTTGGACGGTGAGGACCGTCAACTTCTGCCACATCAATTGCTGGCAACGCTGTCTCACCGCAACAGCCCGTTGTCTGGAAGGGCCTTGGACGATTGGATTTTACCAGAGTTTCAGCAGTTCGATATTCCCCATTCGCAGTATCTGCGGGAAACGCTGGGCTATAACCAAGCAACCATCGATCTTATGAACGTGGTCATCCACACGGATCACATCGACAACACCTCTGCATTGCATGAAATCCGCCGCTATGCGGTTGGAGAGTTTAATCGCAGTGCAACTTTGGCGAATAACGAACGTCCAGCCTCACTACAGGTCAAAGGCGGCAATTCGCTGATGCCGTTTGCCATGGCGGAGAGCCTGGAGAACGGCGTGGAACTGAACAAGACCGTTCACACCATCGAAGATGACGGCACTTTGGTCACCGTCCACTGTGTTGATGGCACCATCTACCAGGCCAATCAGGTGATTTGCTCTGTGCCGTACCCGGTGCTGCGTCATATGAAATTTACCCCGCGCCTACCGATGTTGATGGAAAGCGCTATCGATGAAATTGATTACGGTATTTCCATTCAGGTCCACTTCCTGATCGAAAAAGAATACTGGAAGGAAGATGGGTTGCAGGCCAGCATCTGGACCGATGGTCCCATTGAACGTTTTGCCGTGCTGAACCGTGGGGATGACGGCGAAGCGACCTCGGCCATCGCTTTTATCAATGGCAATGAAGCTTATAAGTACGATTACATGACCGACGCTCAGGCGTCAGCCTACACCTTGCAGGAGTTGGCACGTATTCGTCCGTCAACCAAGGGGGCGCTGAAACCTATTTTGGTGCAGTCCTGTCATCGTGATGTCCACGGCGCGGGCGACTGGGTGTTCTGGCGTCCCGGTCAGATCACCAAGTACGCAGGCAACATGCGCGCCAACCATGGCAACATTCATTTCTGCGGCGAACATACAGCCTTGCTGGAGCGCGGCATGGAAGGGGCGTTTGAGTCCGGCGAGCGGGCTGCCTTCGATAGTTTGGAGATGGTGGGATAA
- a CDS encoding chromophore lyase CpcT/CpeT: MRFFAAIVSLWILMLSGGVVAEGDMDPNARDLLILTDWFEGEFDNEEQRWFYTRNGGEGEPKHLRMHAAHKRLDLPNIGEHVFYLQHHINDDPTDVARQRIAVFISEPEDQSIRMKQGFFKDPGKALNAHLDPSKLADLTADDIFFIENCDIFWRREADQYVANMKPKACQFGEGDLLRYSVHRWTLSETKLWLVDSSFLVSNDSLHVGLPVDEPFRMRRSKIFECEVTFRTEDGREARSVKDIRLHSQGGLVWFDPDENGDVYGLRMRDKEYPFYSERPDFLLLSLQKKGQATMVGYALTDVEARRVGFNLGSVLGHCHREGYDFRQTLDQLP, from the coding sequence ATGCGATTTTTTGCAGCCATCGTTTCTTTATGGATTTTGATGTTATCAGGAGGTGTCGTCGCCGAAGGCGATATGGACCCCAATGCGCGGGATCTCCTCATCCTCACCGACTGGTTTGAGGGTGAATTCGACAACGAAGAACAGCGCTGGTTTTATACCCGCAACGGCGGCGAAGGCGAGCCAAAACACCTGCGCATGCATGCCGCCCACAAACGGCTCGACTTACCCAACATTGGCGAGCACGTTTTTTACCTTCAGCACCATATTAATGATGATCCCACAGACGTCGCACGTCAGCGCATTGCCGTTTTTATCTCCGAGCCGGAAGACCAAAGCATCCGCATGAAGCAGGGCTTCTTCAAGGACCCCGGCAAAGCCCTCAACGCGCATCTCGATCCGTCAAAGCTGGCGGACCTGACCGCAGACGATATTTTCTTTATCGAAAACTGCGACATTTTCTGGCGCCGGGAGGCCGATCAATACGTCGCCAACATGAAACCCAAAGCCTGCCAGTTTGGCGAAGGCGATCTGTTGCGCTACTCGGTGCACCGCTGGACGTTGTCTGAGACTAAGCTCTGGCTGGTGGACTCGTCTTTCCTGGTTTCTAACGACAGCCTTCATGTGGGTTTGCCGGTGGACGAACCGTTCCGCATGCGCCGTTCTAAGATTTTTGAGTGTGAAGTGACCTTCCGCACTGAAGATGGCCGTGAGGCGCGGTCTGTCAAAGACATTCGTCTCCACAGCCAGGGCGGCCTGGTGTGGTTTGATCCCGACGAGAATGGCGATGTGTATGGCCTTCGTATGCGCGATAAAGAATACCCGTTTTATAGCGAACGGCCCGACTTCTTGCTGTTGTCTCTGCAGAAAAAGGGCCAGGCGACCATGGTCGGGTATGCGCTGACAGATGTTGAGGCCCGCCGCGTTGGTTTTAATCTTGGCTCGGTTCTGGGCCACTGCCATCGTGAAGGGTATGATTTCCGCCAGACCCTTGATCAGTTGCCATAG
- a CDS encoding DUF1838 family protein: MKTQKLTRRYALAAAGGVSLSVATATATATRTRAQPQTLDLSDPATNLDAYVKLRGSTADETVYQVYSGNIFQAVPGEVPRPIIGFWGLQKANWRPDGAGGYLSTDYDLGLYVDPDSRQILSTWDNPLTGKSVDVLHYRSGPSDGVHSLAAEGESAYGTFTDNWQVSGDQVVHETTLWSDRKNLLQPEAYPLGSTGERFRTSMSYSLMGRASELLDPTISKAPCSYIWSFIAPWPPWMEMGQRDDFVVWRWVGHKLMSRSEIPQDLIDGVEAVWPGYVDDKRPWEEGSSGWHQYKWLQDGHTPT; the protein is encoded by the coding sequence ATGAAGACTCAGAAATTAACCCGCAGATACGCCCTGGCCGCTGCCGGTGGTGTTAGCTTATCGGTCGCCACCGCCACTGCGACAGCCACTAGGACACGGGCGCAGCCCCAAACGTTAGACCTGTCTGACCCGGCAACAAATCTGGACGCCTACGTCAAGTTACGCGGCTCGACGGCGGATGAGACCGTCTATCAGGTATACAGCGGCAATATTTTTCAGGCGGTGCCTGGAGAAGTCCCCCGCCCCATCATTGGTTTCTGGGGCTTGCAAAAAGCCAACTGGCGGCCGGATGGTGCCGGCGGATACCTCAGCACCGATTATGATCTCGGTCTGTATGTAGACCCTGACTCTCGTCAAATCCTCAGCACCTGGGACAACCCTCTCACTGGAAAATCTGTTGATGTTCTGCACTATCGGTCCGGGCCATCCGACGGTGTGCATAGTCTGGCCGCCGAGGGCGAAAGCGCTTACGGCACGTTTACAGACAATTGGCAGGTGTCGGGCGATCAGGTGGTTCACGAAACAACCCTCTGGAGTGACCGGAAGAACCTGCTGCAGCCCGAGGCATATCCCCTGGGCTCAACCGGCGAACGTTTTCGAACATCTATGTCTTACTCGTTGATGGGACGAGCCTCTGAACTGCTCGACCCAACCATAAGCAAAGCGCCGTGCTCCTACATTTGGAGCTTTATCGCGCCGTGGCCACCGTGGATGGAAATGGGACAACGCGATGATTTCGTAGTTTGGCGCTGGGTGGGCCACAAACTCATGTCGCGGTCTGAGATCCCGCAAGATTTGATCGATGGTGTGGAAGCCGTGTGGCCCGGCTATGTCGATGACAAGCGCCCCTGGGAAGAGGGATCGTCCGGTTGGCACCAGTACAAATGGCTGCAAGATGGTCACACGCCAACGTAG
- a CDS encoding Na/Pi symporter yields MNTDILLAIGGVGLFLLGMLILTDGLKDLAGNALRRALARFTTNPVSGAAAGAVTTAVIQSSSATTVTAIGFVGAGLMTFPQALGVIFGANIGTTMTGWLVALIGFKLHLGVVVLPVVLLGVLLKMFGRGRAQSAGWALAGFSLLFIGIDAMQQGMAVFEGRVTPSDFPGDSLIGRLQLVGIGIAITLVTQSSSAGIATAMVALSTGTISFPQAAAMVIGMDVGTTFTAFLATIGGSTAMRQTGYAHVVYNIMTGVMAFILLGFYTAAVHGSLSAGSGDAQVALVAFHSLFNIIGVLLVLPFTTAFANLITRLVPERGPHLTTRLDDRLIPDASAAVDAAAATAQAIALDLFQILADLLDPHLRDDAEEERLDATRRALNDTRTYLNRVKTDPSQSFVHLRHVATIHAIDHLNRLYVRCKNSDPLRVRRYDHRLKRLAGLLERVAKRVSNDTLNEQTEVSLDRVRALLRTQRRSYRHTLITRASRGDIEPEQVADRLDSIRWLHRSAYHVWRAVHHLRQAEDTSLSPDVENGLAPLATPASPQT; encoded by the coding sequence ATGAACACCGACATCTTGCTCGCGATCGGCGGCGTTGGCCTGTTTTTGCTGGGCATGCTGATTCTGACCGACGGTCTGAAAGACTTGGCGGGCAACGCCCTACGCCGGGCCCTCGCGCGCTTCACGACCAACCCGGTTTCTGGCGCGGCGGCGGGGGCCGTCACCACAGCCGTCATTCAATCTTCAAGTGCGACCACGGTCACCGCCATCGGCTTTGTCGGTGCGGGTCTGATGACCTTTCCTCAAGCGTTAGGCGTTATTTTTGGTGCCAACATCGGCACCACCATGACCGGCTGGCTGGTGGCCTTGATTGGCTTCAAACTGCACCTGGGTGTGGTGGTTTTGCCCGTCGTGCTGCTGGGCGTTCTGCTGAAAATGTTTGGCCGGGGCCGAGCGCAGTCTGCGGGCTGGGCCTTGGCTGGGTTCAGCCTGCTGTTCATCGGCATCGATGCCATGCAGCAAGGTATGGCGGTATTTGAAGGCCGTGTGACGCCCAGTGATTTTCCCGGCGACAGCCTTATCGGTCGCCTGCAACTGGTGGGGATTGGCATTGCCATTACCCTGGTGACGCAATCCTCGAGCGCGGGCATTGCCACAGCGATGGTGGCACTGTCCACCGGAACGATTTCGTTTCCCCAAGCCGCCGCCATGGTGATTGGCATGGATGTGGGCACGACCTTCACCGCGTTTCTGGCCACCATCGGTGGGTCGACGGCGATGCGCCAAACCGGCTATGCGCATGTCGTTTACAATATCATGACCGGTGTTATGGCGTTTATCCTGTTGGGGTTTTACACCGCTGCCGTGCACGGCAGCTTGAGCGCCGGCAGTGGTGATGCGCAAGTCGCCCTGGTGGCGTTTCATTCTCTGTTCAACATCATCGGCGTGCTGCTGGTGCTGCCTTTTACAACGGCGTTTGCAAACCTGATTACCCGATTGGTGCCCGAGCGCGGCCCACATTTGACGACGCGCCTAGACGACCGCTTAATCCCAGACGCCTCGGCCGCCGTGGATGCGGCAGCGGCAACAGCGCAGGCTATTGCTTTGGATCTGTTTCAGATTCTTGCGGATTTGTTAGACCCGCATTTAAGAGACGATGCAGAGGAAGAACGCCTGGACGCAACGCGACGTGCCCTTAATGACACGCGCACCTATCTCAATCGGGTCAAAACAGACCCCAGCCAAAGCTTTGTCCATCTGCGGCATGTGGCAACGATCCATGCCATCGACCACCTGAACCGGTTGTATGTCCGCTGTAAAAATTCTGATCCCCTAAGAGTTCGCCGCTACGATCACCGTCTCAAACGTCTGGCGGGGCTATTGGAGCGCGTGGCAAAAAGGGTGTCGAACGACACCCTGAATGAACAGACAGAAGTCTCTCTGGATCGCGTCCGCGCCCTCTTGAGGACGCAGCGGCGCTCATACCGCCATACGCTGATTACTCGCGCCTCGCGGGGCGATATTGAACCGGAGCAAGTGGCGGATCGGCTGGATAGCATTCGCTGGCTTCACCGCAGCGCCTATCATGTGTGGCGGGCGGTACATCACCTCAGACAAGCAGAAGACACGAGCCTGTCACCAGATGTGGAAAACGGTCTTGCACCGCTGGCAACGCCAGCATCACCACAGACGTAA
- a CDS encoding nuclear transport factor 2 family protein — translation MTKTMMPKLTRRHMAGITAGVTAATLVATPHRAGAQEARLQKDNAEMTDMTDTFERLLSDYVARWNDYDADGMVPFWDTADPGLIYVAEEIDALRGWPALESYFRGADPDTTAHLITYRDVTAREIAPGVVQAFWTMNWNVYFATEKLYQKPIGGEVRVTALLRQKDEAWKFFHWIEAPLASLIQLKRAHEANVDPKLIEHLKAKGIEF, via the coding sequence ATGACCAAAACAATGATGCCCAAACTTACCCGCCGTCACATGGCCGGCATCACGGCTGGCGTCACAGCCGCCACCCTGGTCGCCACGCCGCACCGGGCGGGCGCACAAGAGGCTCGCTTGCAAAAGGACAACGCAGAAATGACCGATATGACGGATACGTTTGAACGCCTGCTCTCGGACTATGTGGCGCGATGGAATGATTACGATGCCGACGGCATGGTGCCCTTCTGGGATACCGCAGACCCGGGGCTGATTTATGTCGCCGAAGAAATCGACGCGCTGCGCGGTTGGCCGGCCCTTGAAAGTTATTTTCGTGGGGCCGACCCGGACACCACCGCCCATCTGATCACCTATCGTGACGTGACCGCGCGCGAGATCGCCCCGGGCGTGGTGCAGGCCTTCTGGACGATGAACTGGAATGTTTATTTCGCCACCGAAAAACTTTACCAGAAGCCCATCGGTGGTGAAGTCCGGGTGACCGCGCTGTTGCGGCAAAAGGACGAGGCTTGGAAATTCTTCCATTGGATTGAAGCGCCCCTGGCCTCCCTGATTCAGCTCAAGCGCGCCCACGAAGCCAACGTTGACCCCAAGCTGATTGAACACCTCAAAGCAAAAGGGATTGAGTTTTAG
- a CDS encoding ABC transporter substrate-binding protein — MKRALHLTILTLMLVASALAPTTASAEKMLRIGTVSLPQDLGNPYGSYTIPSVVPGLAVFDSLTVIDLEGTLRPWIAERWDSVDPLTWHFYLRPDVFFSNGEPFDAAAAAAALNYFASGDGLIEVVAQSVIDVASARAIDSLTLEVKTKAPNILLPRRLSGIRIPAPGPWAALGRQGFAQAPVGSGPFIATRWDTTQINLVANPNSWRAPLLDRIEIKAVPEITTRLQGLLTGALDIAFDIGPDDGPLLDAAGARLNFRPSGRVQLLTFLSTGDNPLADVRVRQALNYAVNKQQIIDILLGGATEPSGQAAVKASFGYNPDVKAYPYDPDKARALLAEAGYPDGFDMPADMTLGAMAGDGTWYLQIASDLAAVGVNVTFQSYPFPVHIRKIRQGGWNGIAFGMDFNNLPSLDVLWPLRIHSCLWAAPWHCRPEWVPLIEDAEREFDLEERRRKTQQLVKLYNDEPTSLYLWEMPGVDGVAARVLNYQPRHAFINFHELDVKE; from the coding sequence ATGAAACGTGCGCTGCACCTGACGATTTTGACCTTGATGCTGGTGGCGTCTGCTCTGGCCCCCACCACAGCCAGCGCGGAGAAGATGCTGCGAATCGGCACCGTGAGCTTACCGCAAGACCTGGGCAACCCCTATGGCTCTTATACCATCCCCTCTGTGGTGCCGGGACTGGCGGTGTTTGATTCTCTCACGGTCATCGACCTCGAGGGCACATTGCGGCCTTGGATCGCCGAGCGATGGGACAGCGTTGATCCGCTAACCTGGCATTTTTATTTGCGTCCGGATGTCTTTTTCTCAAACGGCGAGCCGTTTGATGCGGCGGCAGCAGCGGCAGCTCTGAATTATTTTGCCTCTGGCGATGGCCTGATTGAAGTGGTTGCCCAGTCGGTGATTGATGTCGCCAGCGCACGCGCCATCGACAGCTTGACCCTGGAGGTCAAAACCAAAGCGCCGAATATTCTTTTGCCACGACGACTCTCCGGCATTCGCATTCCCGCCCCCGGCCCCTGGGCCGCCCTGGGCCGCCAAGGCTTTGCGCAAGCGCCGGTGGGATCAGGGCCGTTTATCGCCACCCGCTGGGACACCACGCAAATTAATCTGGTGGCCAACCCCAACTCGTGGCGCGCGCCGCTGCTGGATCGGATTGAAATCAAAGCGGTGCCGGAAATCACCACGCGGCTGCAAGGTCTACTGACCGGGGCGCTGGATATCGCCTTTGATATTGGACCCGATGATGGCCCGTTGCTGGACGCCGCAGGGGCACGGCTGAATTTCCGCCCCTCGGGCCGGGTGCAACTGCTGACGTTTCTGTCCACCGGCGATAACCCGCTGGCCGATGTGCGCGTGCGCCAGGCGCTGAACTATGCCGTCAACAAACAGCAGATCATTGATATTCTGCTGGGCGGCGCAACCGAGCCGTCTGGTCAGGCGGCGGTGAAAGCCTCGTTCGGTTACAACCCGGACGTTAAAGCCTACCCTTACGACCCGGACAAAGCCCGGGCGTTGCTGGCGGAAGCCGGCTATCCGGACGGCTTCGATATGCCCGCCGATATGACCCTCGGCGCGATGGCGGGCGACGGCACGTGGTATTTGCAAATTGCCAGTGATCTGGCAGCTGTGGGTGTCAACGTGACATTTCAGTCTTACCCCTTCCCGGTTCATATTCGTAAAATCCGCCAGGGCGGCTGGAACGGCATTGCCTTTGGCATGGACTTCAACAACCTGCCGTCCTTGGACGTGCTGTGGCCGCTGCGCATTCATTCCTGCCTGTGGGCCGCGCCCTGGCATTGCCGCCCGGAATGGGTGCCGTTGATTGAAGATGCGGAACGGGAATTCGACTTGGAAGAACGCCGGCGCAAAACCCAACAGCTGGTGAAGCTCTACAATGATGAACCAACCTCCTTGTACCTGTGGGAAATGCCCGGCGTTGATGGCGTTGCGGCGCGGGTGTTGAACTACCAACCGCGTCACGCGTTCATCAACTTCCATGAGCTGGATGTAAAGGAGTAA
- a CDS encoding amidohydrolase family protein, protein MRHILFTAAALTTTALVAAWTMTTVTEAVAQTEQSAAGKLLASVNRNPYPSTYVPRPAPVTALVGATILDGAGQQIDNGTVVMAGSKVLAIGANIAIPDNAVVVDAAGKWVTPGIIDIHSHIGIGPVPDTEQSGDVNEATSPNTAQVWTEHAVWPQDPAFGRAIAGGITTQHISVGSANLFGGRTVVVKNVPARTTQGMKFPGAKQGLKMACGENPKRVYGSKSGPSTRMANFAGYRDGWYDALQYQYDWDLYDSKVQQGDPAAKPPKRDLKLETLAMALSGDILVQMHCYRADEMALVLDMAKEFGYHVTTFHHAVEAYKIADLLAEAGVCGAMWADWWGFKLESFDGIRENIALVDAAENGCAIVHSDSNVDIQRLNQEAAKAMAAGNRIGLNISKARAWTWLSLNPAKALELDDQTGSLEPGKMADVVLWNGDPFSVYTQAEQVYIDGALTYDRDDPSKQFLSDFEVGYVEQGDLK, encoded by the coding sequence ATGCGCCACATTTTATTCACGGCAGCGGCTTTGACGACAACGGCTTTGGTGGCAGCTTGGACCATGACCACCGTCACAGAGGCTGTGGCGCAAACGGAACAGTCGGCAGCCGGAAAATTGCTGGCCTCGGTCAATCGCAATCCTTATCCCAGCACCTATGTGCCACGCCCAGCGCCGGTGACCGCTTTGGTTGGCGCGACCATTCTGGATGGGGCTGGCCAGCAGATTGACAACGGCACGGTCGTCATGGCTGGCAGCAAAGTGCTCGCCATCGGGGCCAATATCGCCATTCCCGACAACGCCGTTGTGGTGGATGCAGCCGGAAAATGGGTGACCCCAGGGATTATCGATATTCATTCCCACATTGGCATCGGCCCGGTGCCGGACACGGAACAGTCAGGCGACGTGAATGAAGCCACCTCGCCCAATACCGCACAGGTCTGGACCGAGCATGCTGTATGGCCGCAAGACCCGGCCTTCGGGCGGGCCATCGCCGGCGGCATCACCACTCAGCACATTTCGGTTGGCTCTGCCAATCTGTTTGGCGGTCGCACGGTCGTGGTCAAAAACGTACCCGCCCGCACCACCCAGGGCATGAAGTTTCCGGGGGCTAAACAGGGCCTTAAAATGGCCTGCGGGGAGAATCCCAAACGCGTCTATGGCAGCAAAAGCGGTCCCAGTACCCGCATGGCCAACTTCGCAGGCTATCGCGATGGTTGGTACGATGCACTCCAGTATCAATACGATTGGGATTTGTATGACTCAAAAGTTCAACAGGGCGACCCGGCGGCCAAGCCACCCAAGCGGGATTTAAAGCTGGAAACTCTGGCCATGGCGCTGTCCGGCGACATTCTGGTGCAGATGCATTGCTACCGTGCCGATGAAATGGCGTTGGTGCTCGATATGGCCAAGGAGTTCGGCTATCACGTCACCACCTTCCATCACGCCGTGGAAGCCTACAAGATCGCCGATCTGTTGGCCGAGGCTGGTGTCTGTGGCGCGATGTGGGCCGACTGGTGGGGCTTCAAGCTCGAAAGCTTCGATGGCATTCGTGAAAACATTGCCTTGGTCGATGCGGCGGAAAATGGCTGTGCCATTGTCCATTCGGATTCCAATGTTGATATCCAACGACTCAATCAGGAAGCGGCCAAAGCCATGGCCGCCGGCAATCGCATCGGGTTGAACATCTCCAAGGCGCGCGCCTGGACCTGGCTGTCGCTCAATCCGGCTAAGGCGCTGGAGCTTGACGATCAAACCGGATCTTTGGAACCAGGCAAAATGGCCGACGTGGTGCTGTGGAATGGTGACCCGTTCTCGGTCTACACCCAGGCGGAGCAGGTCTATATTGATGGCGCGCTGACTTATGATCGTGATGATCCGTCCAAGCAGTTTTTGTCGGACTTTGAAGTGGGGTACGTCGAGCAGGGAGACCTGAAATGA
- a CDS encoding amidohydrolase family protein, producing the protein MRALLFGAAVLVLSHPAAADVTAIINGTVHTMTDAGVLENAIVLIDDDEIVAVGSAVEIPDGATIIDAAGRPVTPGLMNVVTKIGLLEVGQVDAAEDYGLSGAPFTAAFNVAAGLNPDSVLIPITRLDGITRAVTVPSGWGAVFDGLGAVVHLGIDDDIVEEDEAALYTSFGGRSASVMGGARGALDVFLRQAFEDALHFDKNRRDFEKNRTREYVLHHLDLEALLLVLSGEIPMVVDVNRAADMRVLMDLADDYDIRMIFTSAREAWKVAEDLADEEITVIIDPSNNLPTTFDNIYATKDNARLLHEAGVKFAIATISFNDLNNPRNITQLAGIAVANGLPYDAALKAITRNPAEMFDVDDDYGTLAPGMDADVVVWEGDPLELVTLPTHVFIKGDLMPQDNRQLRLRDRYKNLSNPTPMQYR; encoded by the coding sequence ATGAGAGCGCTTCTTTTCGGGGCAGCAGTTCTGGTGTTGTCTCACCCGGCTGCGGCAGACGTGACCGCCATCATCAACGGCACCGTGCACACCATGACCGATGCCGGCGTGCTTGAAAACGCCATCGTGTTGATCGATGACGATGAAATCGTCGCGGTCGGCAGCGCTGTTGAAATTCCGGACGGCGCAACCATAATCGATGCCGCTGGCCGCCCGGTCACGCCCGGTCTGATGAACGTGGTCACCAAAATCGGTTTGCTGGAAGTTGGGCAAGTCGATGCCGCGGAGGACTATGGTTTATCCGGTGCACCGTTCACCGCGGCCTTTAATGTTGCCGCTGGACTCAATCCGGACTCAGTATTGATTCCCATCACACGTTTGGATGGCATTACCCGGGCGGTCACAGTCCCATCCGGGTGGGGCGCCGTCTTCGATGGTCTTGGAGCCGTCGTTCATCTTGGCATCGACGACGACATTGTCGAAGAAGATGAAGCGGCGTTGTACACGTCCTTTGGCGGTCGTTCTGCCAGCGTTATGGGCGGTGCACGTGGCGCACTTGATGTGTTTTTGCGCCAAGCGTTTGAGGATGCCTTGCACTTTGATAAAAACCGTCGCGACTTTGAAAAGAACCGAACCCGTGAGTACGTCCTGCATCATCTGGACCTTGAAGCGCTGTTGCTCGTCTTGAGCGGCGAGATTCCCATGGTGGTGGACGTCAATCGCGCCGCTGACATGCGCGTGCTGATGGATCTCGCGGACGACTATGACATTCGCATGATTTTCACCAGCGCAAGGGAAGCCTGGAAAGTGGCTGAGGATCTGGCCGATGAAGAGATCACGGTAATCATTGATCCGTCCAACAACCTGCCGACCACTTTCGATAACATCTACGCCACCAAAGACAACGCACGGCTGTTGCACGAGGCCGGGGTGAAATTTGCCATCGCGACCATTTCGTTCAACGATCTTAATAACCCGCGCAACATCACTCAGCTGGCCGGAATCGCTGTCGCCAATGGTTTGCCCTATGACGCCGCGCTTAAAGCCATCACCCGCAATCCCGCGGAGATGTTTGATGTCGATGATGACTACGGCACGCTGGCGCCGGGTATGGACGCCGATGTGGTGGTGTGGGAGGGCGATCCGCTGGAACTCGTCACCCTCCCAACACATGTCTTCATCAAAGGCGATCTGATGCCGCAGGACAACCGCCAGCTCCGCCTGCGCGACCGCTACAAAAACCTCAGCAATCCAACGCCCATGCAGTATCGGTAA